From the genome of Macaca thibetana thibetana isolate TM-01 chromosome 8, ASM2454274v1, whole genome shotgun sequence:
ATTATTTCTACTTCTTACTCGCGGTTTGTATCCTGTCCCCTCTTGCTTTCTCGGGACCTCTACCTGTCCTGTATTTCCTAGTTCTCCCCTTCACTCAATCTTTTTCAGCCTATTGAAGAGTTTTGCGCCTGAAACTTTTCCACCTCCTACCCCCTCTGGCGGgctcactctccctctctctcctcccgaCCTACATTTGCTGGCTTCGTTTCTGGGTCTCGGACACATTCCTTGGCCCCTGAAATCCGGCTGCTGTGTCTGCAAGTCCAGCTGTCCGGCTGTGTCCTCACTTCTCAGACCTGGTAGCATCTCACTCTAGTAGCATAAAACGCATGGTCACACCTTTTTGGGCAGGGGGAACTTTTTCCTGGCTTCCAGGAGCCCTACTTGCCTAGGCTTCCTCTAATTGTTCTTTTACTGGCTCCTTTTTCACTCTGCCTATTCCTTAAATGTTAGGTTCTGTCCTGGGTTGCCTTCAGCCATTCTgacccttcctcctccctcacccttTAGAGCTTATTATGCACCAAGGCCTCAAACATGTCTCTACCCAACTCCACCCACTTTTCCTGGGACCCTGCCACTCTCTGGTTCCAGTATCACCTCTCAAGTGGATGACTACCAAATTCCCAACTGGCTTCTCATGgctccacctctgccacctctaTTCCCACACTGTAGTCGGGGCATATTTCCAATGATGTCACTCCCTTGTTGAAAGCTGCTTCAATGGCTCCCCATGGCTCTCACATAAAGTTCAGGCCTGCCCCTGCCTGACTGGCCCCTCAACTCACTCCATCTCTGGGTTTGGGCTCCTGGAAaaattaacttctttcttttccttgcatgagccacagtctctctctctcctccagaaCTTTGCCCTTATTATATTCTCTGCCTGCAACAtactttccttccctcttcttctggATAACTTTTGTTCTTTCCTGTCAGTTCCCCTGGGCAGCCTTCCCTGAGGACCGAGGCTGCAGAGGGACACCCTTTCTGGAGCCTCCCTTCGCGTTAAAATGTAGCACAGTGGTGCTGTTTTCCTGCTTCTATCTGCCTGTGGATTGTGAATTTAGTGATGCCCAGACAGGATCTACTGTTTCTCACAACTTTATCCCCTGTGGCTAGCACCAAGTAAGTgccaggcacaaagtaagccTTTTGTACTGATTAAATGAgcgagtaaatgaataaataagtgaatgtagACATTTTCATTCCCCCgaccctctcctctcttttcctggcATGCCAAGACAGAGGGCCTGAACTAGAGTGGGGGAACCAGGCTGTGGGTTCCTGCCTTCTTAGGATGGCCTGAAGGCACTGATGGGCTTCTTTGGACTCCTTCAGAGAAGCAAAGTGAGGCTTGGGGAGAGCAAGGACCTCATCTACCTACCCTCCTGGCTCTGGCCCCATTATTCTGGCTTCCCTCTTGATATCGCTGATTACCTCTTAGCCACACTCTCAGTAAAAGCTAATCTGTCTCCCATTCCCTAAATCGCATCCCCTCTCATCTACTCAAGAACTGCCAGcagctctcccttctcccctctaaATCATCACAATCCCCCTTCCTGTTAGACATTATCTATCAGcaaccagcatttttttttagcttattcATAAGCACATTTCCTCCATCTTATATAACAAAACCAGAAACCTCttgttcctctttcctctcccactcccacttttacctctctccttcccttcagcGGGCTATACCCATTCTTCCGATTTATCTTCTCCCATTCCCTCTGGAACCTCCTGCCATCACCTTTTATCCCGACTCAACTGACCAACTTCCCAGCTCACTAATGCCCTCTACCCAGCTAACCACCCTGCTCAGTTCAGTTCCGTCCTCACGGTACCCAATGTGTCAGCGGCATTCTCCTGAtcactccttccttcctggaAACATGTTCTTCCCTGGCTTCCAGGGCACCACTCAGTTTTCTTCTCACCACACTGGCTGCTCTTGGCTTCATTTCTTTCCATGATTTTTGACTCCAAATGCTGGAGGGCTCAGGGGTCAGTCctggaacattttcttttctttccacactCAGTCTCTTAGTAACCTCCCCTGGTCTCATGGTCTCAAATACCTTTGATGCTGATGACTTCCAAATTTATCTTTCTGGCTTGGGCATCTCTCCTGAACTGCAGGTTCACCTGCTCACTTGGCATCTCTGCTTGGAAGTCTATGAAGCGTTAACATTTTCCCTATGGAAGACTGAGTTCCTGGTGTTCTCTCAAGCCTGCTTTTCCCACAGCCTTCCCCATCCCCATCAAATGGCAATTTCATCCTTCCAGTTGTTTGCGCCAGAAAATCTTGGGGTCACCCTTGGCCCCACACTCCCATCTCCTCCTTATTCACTCTGCTCCATACCCAGGTATGCTTCACCTCTGCATACCTTCCCTGAAAGCCACAGGGTTTGCTCTCTCCATCCACTAGTCTTTCTGCAACCATTACCTTCTCAGTGAGTGTGGTCAGCTGAGTAGTCACTCCTGAAGATAAGGTTCTAATCTTGGAATCTGTGAATGTTACCCTATATAGTAAGAGGAACTTTGCAGATCTGATTAagaatcctggctgggcacagtggttcacacctgtaatcccagcactttgggaggccgaggcgggcggatcacctgaggtcaggagttcaagaccagtctggctaacatggcaaaaccccgtatctactaaaagtacaaaaattagccgggtgtggtggtgtgagcctgtagtcccagctactcggcaggctaaggcaggagaatcactcaaacccaggaggtggaggttgcagtgagccaagatcacactactgtactccagcctgggcgacagagcaagactccatctcaaaaaaaaaaaaaaaaaaaaaaaaaaaaaaaaaagaaccttgccaggtgttgtggcacatacctgtaatcctagcactttgggaggccgaagtgggaggactgcttgaggccaggagttcaagaacagcctgggaaacatagtgagactccatctctacaaaaaataaaattagctgagcatgatggtgtgcactgtagttccagcttcttgggaggctaaggtgggaggatctttgaggaggccagaaattcaagattgcagtgagccgtgatcacatcactgcactccatactAAGTGACatcaagactgtgtctcaaaaaaacaaacaaacaaacaaacaaaaaaaaacatcttgagatggggagattgtCCTGGATGGTCTGTgtgggccctaaatgcaatcactcatatccttataaaagggaagcagagggagatttgaccCGAAAGACAGAAATGTGAGCACTGAAGCAAGATGGGTGCCAGctgtgaagatggaggaaggggctacAAGCTAAGGAACCGAAGTTACAGatccagaagctggaaaaaagCAAGTAAGTGGATTCTGCGGCACCTCTGAGCCTTACTCAagagggagtgtggccctgctCACACCTTGGCTTCAGCCTAGTAAAACTAATTTTGGACTTCCGACCTCTGGAACTGTTAAGAAGATAAATGTGTGTTAAACCACCAGGTTCatgataatttgttacaacagctataggaaactaacacagtgaGGGCTGCTCTGAACACCTCAAAAATTGCATCCCTTCCTTCAATGTTCCAGTCCACTTTATGTTCTCTTTAATAACTGTCAACAGCTAATGTACTCTCAATTTTACTAACTAGTTTGTCATCTGTCCCCTGTGCCCCATGCATGGCATGGTTAGGTTGTTTTGTTCCCTGCTGTACCCCAGAGAGAACACAGCCAAAGCAGGGCTGCActgcacatctttttttttttttttttttctttttttttgagacggagtcttgctttgtagcccaggctggaatgaagcggcctgatctctggtcactgcaaactacgcctcccaggttcatgtgattctcctgtctcagcctctggggtagctgggaccacgggcaccCGCCGCCCTGCCCAGCTAAGGGCTGCACATCTGGAGAGAGAATATGACTCTTGCCCTCTAGGGCATTCCCACAACCTCTCTGGCCAGGCCACACCTTGGCCTCTGTCTTCTTCAGTGCTGGTTCTTTCCCCTCCATTCAGTTGTCAGTGCAGCTGCTCTATGGAATGCATTGGGCAGAAGCCCAGAGTGCATGCTCTGTCCAATAGAGGTGGCCACACATCACCCCATGCCCTAGACCACTTTTCCCCGATGAAACATGGGCCCAATGATGTCATTTTCCAATTTTCCAAGATTTTCATCGGAAATCTcccacttttaaaatgtttaccctATTAGAAAAATAAGCACGTGCAGAAGAAAGCACCATCTTGCTACTCCTGCTGTGGCAGTGCTGCCCCCCAGGAATTCACCCTCAGCTGTTTCCTTCTAGGTTAGAGTTTTGCTAAGGCTTCAACTGTCCTCTGTACACATGGATGGATGAGTTCCCAACTCACTCTTGAGCCCCAGAACAATGCTTTCAATCACCTACTGAGGGTCTCCATCTGAATGTACCAGAAGCATGCTCAACTCAAAATGCCCTAGACTGAAGTTGCCATCTTTCTCCTAACACTAACCCTCCTACAGTCCCTGCCTCGGTAAATAAGCCCACTGTTTACTTGGTGCCCAAGCCAGAAATCTCAACTCTTAACTATTCAGATACAAAATCCTGTGGATTCTAACCAACCTCTCAACATTTCTATCTTCCCAAGGAACTGCCTCTCCGTGCATGAAGCCATTATCTTTAGACTGGAGCAGGACAATGACCTCTAGTCCTTCCTCTTCACTCCACATTTCCACCAGAATGCGCTAACACAGTTCTGATTATGCCACACTCCCTTCTCATGCAACCGTTCCAAAAACATTCTGTGTGTGACACTGATTCCATGGGATATGAATGGTGTTGTGTGACAAAGAATTCTGACACAGGTTTAGAACCAAAAATTTCAACAcagctttagtttttttttgtagcttCTTAGACCCCTGCATGTCTAATGTATATTTTGATTCTCCAAGAGGGCGATACAGCAGTAAGGAGCTTCCCAAATTTATTTGGTCATGGAATTCTTTTGTTATCGGACATTTTAAGGTATCAATGTTTCATGGTGAGAAATACTGTTCAATGGCTTTCCATTATCTACAGGACACAATTCAAATTCCTTAGTACAGGCCTGAGAACAAGGACTGGGAAGCCAGAGTATCTGGGTTCAAATTATGACTGTGTCATTTGCTTAGCTGTGTGACGCTGGACAAATTCTTTCCCATGTGTTTATTTCCGTATCTATGAGGATGACAATACCGTATGTCATAGGGTCAGTGAAAGGATCAGAGTTACTATTATGCTGATAGTCCATTCAAAGTGTGTAGGACACTGCCTGGCTCATGGTATTAGCTATATTCTTATTCACAGTCTTTTATCAGCTGTATTCTCCTATGAAGGTAGGTCTACTTGACTTTTGTGTCCTGGGACTGCATCTCCATCGCTGGTgttgctcttctctctgcctgacaTTCCTCTCCAGTCCCTCGCCTTTCCTCCTACTGATCTCCACCTGTGAGCTCAAACTTGTCCATGTTTCCCAGACAGACTTATGCACTTGCATGTTCAGCAAGTATTTGTCAGGTGACCAGGATGTACCTCGCATTTCTGCAGGGAGTCAGGCGTGTCATAACATTGAATACCCTGACTCCCCGTACATGCCAAGGAGTGTGACTCTGCGACTTCTCACATCCATCCTTCCCTTCTACACCCAGTCTGCTGTGGCCGGTTTTAGCCTCGTCCCCTCATCCCATTCCCCACTAGACCTCAAACTGCTCCAGAGcctttcatctttgtatccccagAACCTAGAATAGCTTTTGGCACATAATATATGCCCAGTAAATATGTGTCAACTGCATACATTAATTTGTCTTGGCCACCATGCCAAGCTCTCCACTGCCTGCCACGATGTGGGACCAGGtcctctcttggcctcagtttccttaacgGTAGACAGAGTAAAGGCTGCCTCATTGCGCCCTGCGAGGCTGCATCGCACACTCTGTGACCTGGCTGTTCCGCCTGGCGCGCGGTGGGAGTTCAGGGCGGTATCCCTTTCCCCGAATTCTTGAAAGCAAGCGGAGAAGACTGAGCAGGATCCGAGCGGGTCACACCCAGGGGGCTGCGTGAGCACAGTGGCATCCTGCGGTCCCCTGCCCGCCCGCCGGCCCCGCACTCACGCTGCGCGTTGCAGTTGCCTCAGCAAGTGCGCGACCCGGGCCCGGGCGGCTGCGGCCATGGCGCTGGGAGTCCTCTACCCTCCCCGGGTCCTACACCGCCCCCTCCGCCGGCCAATCACGGAGGCCGCTCGCCTCCCGCCCCTCGGCCGCGCCTGCCCACCCGCTCCGCCGGGTCACCTGTCTAAGCCTCAGCCCAGTCGGGCTCAGGGCCATTTTCCCACGGAGTAAGAACCAGAACCCCAGCTGCCCCAGCCGCACTCGCACCATCCACCCTTGACATTGCCGTAGAAGGTAACTGCTCTGCAGGGCCTCGGGTCCGGCCTTAAATCTCTTTACTTATCCTCTATTTTTCACATGTTGAGGActtggggaaagggagagaaacaggGACATTCTTTTTCCATGTTTAAAGGATTTGTGaatcctttaaaatattactttcccTTCTGGGAGTATTTTAAGTGATCAAGACCCTGCCTTTAAACTGTTTTAACAGTAAACAAGAACCTAGCAGAGCCCGAGGGTCTTTGCTAAATACTGTGTGAATGGCTTTGCTTTTGATGAAAGCAAAATGGTTTCATCAATAGTTAAAACTTGCCATGATTAGGCTATGCTCCGGGAGGGCTTGGCAGTGCCATATCTGCCATGCCCCAGTGGAAAAGCTGATTAACGACGAAGCTCAACTTTATCAGAAAGTATCCAAAGGCAGTAACAACTAAACATGTGCATTTTTAGTAATCTGTTATTATGAAATCTGAATCCTTTACAGGAGATATTAAGTTTTATAGAAATGAATTTGAGATCAAACTGGAAGAGACTGATGGGCAGGAAGAAGACCAAGGACAGCTACATAAACATTTCACCTCCTAACCAAACCAGCTCAGGCCAACTTGACAAATGAATCAAAAGATAATAATGTTCtatgagaacacatgtacacagggaaaggaacaacacacattggggcctgggGGCAGGGGACAGAAGGGGGCAGAgaggcttaatacttaggtgatgggttgatggtgcagcaagccaccatggcacacgtttacctatgtaacaaacgtgcacatcctgcacatgtaccccggaacttaaaaaaaaaaaaaaaaaaacaccgatAATAACGTGTTAATTAAGAATCTTATGggtctgtttctttcttccccaaaCAAAACTATACCTGACGTCaagcttaaaaacaaacacacacacacacacctggggATACAAATGTAGAGATTTAAGTGTTTTCTGGGTTAATGAGGATTGTTACCATTAGTCAGTGAAGCCCAAATTGATCATTTACAGGAAATCCATGTGTTCGGTGTTGAAAagcataaaatctttttttaaaaacagccattGGTTTTACTACTTTGAATATTATATTTGATACCAAAAGAAGTATAAGTTTAAAAGTGGTCTCACTGAAACTATTataatttaattgcttttttttttttttttttgaggtccctctgttgcccaggctggagtggagtgcagtggcgtgatctgggctcactgcaacctctgcctcccaggttcaaacgatcctcctgcctcagcctcccaagtagctgagactacaggtaccagccaccatgtccggctaatttttttatttttagtagagatggggtttcactgtgttggccaggctggtgtcaaactcctgacctcaggtgatccgcctgcctctgcctcccaaagtgctgggactctataggagtgagccactgcgcccggcctgctttgtgttttttagaaagtaaacaaaaataatctgtacCAGGTATCCAGGTAACTGGCTTCATGTACAATTTCTACCCAATAGTCAGAAAATTAAAAGCCACACTAGATAAGACATCTTTATTACTTAACCTTTAAAACAGTCACTTGCCTATCCAATtctgaaactgttttctttcccttccccgcACCCCCCGCTCTGATACACAAGCTTGTTGTAAAAATAATGCAGAGACATATACGTCAATTTAAGTGTGAAATATGGCCAACTCTACCTCACCCTATatccaaagttaaaaataaaaaaggctgttTAAGAATAGAACTCATTCCTGGTTTCCACCAAATTATTTCCCTAATTCTTAAATCCTCAAATAAGTTCTTAATCTCCAGCCAAAGTCTCGGTTGTGGGAAAAACATTAATTTCTGCAGTCCAACACTTACATACTCTCTTGAGGGAAGGGCAATCCTGTCCCTTTAAACTCAATGAAGGCAGCGGCCAGGTCCTTCTGAGTCCCCGTACAAGTACCTAGAACTTAACACTTAGTATTTATAGTCCTTGGTTTTCAGTCGGGTCCGACGGTGAGAAACTATtacttcctcctctttcctcctgggCGCTGTCCTCCTtttctcttgtcacccaagcCACGCGGCCCGGAATTCATCTTGCCTCCCAagctccctttcctcttccctccctggctGGGCGGCCCCCCTTTCCTCTTGCCCCCAGGTCCCTGCCGGCCTCCCTTTCTCTTGCCCTTCTGGCTCATTTTCCTCCTCTTGGCGGCCTCCTCCTGGTCCTCCTCCCTCATCTGCTTATTGGTGGCTCTTGTCACATCCAGCTGAGGCTTTTTGCTGTTCATCACACGAAGCAGCTCCAACTGGTTCTTTTTCTCGGCTGCAAAGTCCCCGAAAAGGGGTTGAAACTTCCTCTTCTTGCCGGAGCCCCGGGGCGCCTTCTCCTTGGGGAGGCGCTCCTGGAAGCGCCCCACAGAGGCGGTGGAGACCTTGGCCACCTGCATAGCGCGGCCCAGCTCCTCCTTACTCTGGTGTCCGGTAGGGTGCAAGCCGGCCGCGCTGGGCAGCTGCATCTTGTGCGCGCGGGCCAGGTTACGCAGCCGGTTCAGCTCGTTCTTGGCCACTCGTTCTTTCTTGGCCTGAATACGCTTGGCGAACTGGTCCTCCAAGGGGTCGGCATTGCCGGGCACCTCAATCAGCCATTCCTTGGTGTCGTCCCGGGCGCGCTGGTAGCCCCAGCGCCGCCGCCACTGGCTGCTCACCTCGTCCCACACCAGGTTGGTCTTCTTCTTGGGACGGATGCCCTTGAGGCGCGCGAACTGCTGCCAGCGTGTAAGTGGCCGCGGCCGGGGCAGAGGCTTCTCTCGCGGCAGGCGTGTGGTGGGCTCCGGCAGCCGCGCCACTATCGTCTCTTCCACGCGCTCCGTGGGCAGCTGCCACAGCTGGTTGATGAGCAATTGCGTATTGTCCCGCGCCAGGGCCCGCAGCTCGGCCTCCGGCGTGGGTCCGGCGCACCGCAGTCCAGTCGGGGGGTTCCGGTCCGAAGCCAGGAGGTTGCCCAGGTCaaactccagctccagctccttGTGCACCGTGATGCGTTGCAACTTCTCTGCCTCGTCCTGCTCTGCCTTTGCCAGCAGCTCCTCCACGCTCTGGCCCTCCATGGCTCCGGCTCGGCTCACTCGCTTTGGGGCTGCAGCTGAAGTTACTTTTCCTACAGCGGCGGCCCAAACTCCGGCAACATAACCACGTGCAGACGCCGGGATGCCCAATCCGGAAAAGAAAGGTTCGCTTCCGGAGCGCCCGGAACCGGCTCGCCATCCGGGCAACCAGAGGAAAGGCCGGCAGAGGGCGGTATGGAGAGATGATAGGATTAGAAGCGGGACCTTAGGCTGACGCCTGACAGAGGCGGAGCTGGCGCCAGCAGCCGGCACTACTCGTTCCAGAGCAGGATTGGGACTACGATTCCCAGGATGCAGCGGGGCGCGGGGGCGGTCCAGGGGGCGGTCCTGGGACAGTCTCGCTGACGGTCTAGAGAGGGCGGTCCTGGGGGGCGGTCTAGGGGGCGGTCCTGGGGGGGCAGTTCAGGGTGTGGTGTTAGGATGGTGGTCCGGGGACAGTCTTGGGCGCAATCCGGCGGGGCGGTCCAGGACCAGGGCGGGTACAAATTCCTGGGACTGCCTGTGGTGTGGGTTTCCAATCAAGTGCATGTTACAATTTCTGTGTAAATCCGTTGTGAAGATGTTTAGACAATCACCCTTCTTAGGGCCAAATTGTTTCACCGGAGTCATAATTTGCTTTCAGGGTTCCTAGTTGTGGCACGAGAAACATAACAtcccacagatacacacagagctAATTGTAGaagattggttttgttttgggaGTCAGTGGCTCTGGCAATGAAGCTGCCCCGAGTGGGCGCAGGTGTGCACCGACCCTAGCGAGCTAGCTGACTTGGAGCTCCGGGGTTCTGCAGTTACAGAACCTAGTCTAGTACAATGCTGAAACTACGCTACACTCTGCAGTTACACTCTCCGCCAGGCTCTGCAGTTACACTGCCTAGGTTCCAATCCTGACTGTGCCACTGTTGGTCCTTCAGCAATTTTACTTGTTGAGGCCATTTTAAGGCCTGTGAGATAAGGATAAAAATACTTTCTAGGGTGGTTATaagataaatgagttaatatcttCCAAGGGAGGGTTAAACGAGGGCCTGGAGCATATGAGTACTCGATACAAGTTAGCTAAATACCGATTATTTCGTTTTCATAGGCTCTGGGAGCTAAGCTGAAGAGGCAGTGCTGCATGGTGTTCTGCAGTGGTTCTTGAGTTAAACGGCCTACAGTCAGGTATCAGGTCACAATTACTTGGATAGGATGTTTGACCTAAAGCCTTATTTATAAATTGACAAACATGAAACATTAGTTCCTGCTACATAGTAAGAACTCAATATGTGTTAGCTATTAGTATTAACTatgttattaattattatattaactatattttttCACAGATGAAACAAGgagagctcagagaggtgaaatgacttaTCTAAAGTTATGCAACTAGGAAGTATAAGAACAAGAGATATGTTAACTCTGGCTTTAAGTCTGTAGATGTGTTCTCTGATTGTCATCCAAGCTCTTGATACTTATTAAAGTGTGGTCTGCATACCAGCAGCATAATATCCcctgggagcttgttggaaatgcagaatctcaggtctCACTCTAGATGTAATTTATCAGAACGTTTATTTTAATAAGATCTATAGGTGACTAGTATGTACATTTGAGTATCAGAGGCACTGCTGATTGTGTGGTTTACAGGATTTATCTTCCTTTCACTGGGGGCCAGGTTTATCCTAGACGGTGTTATGCTGGAGAATTAACCAATGAAATTAACTTAACAGTAATTAGCAAATAGACTCAGTTTAGTTTCAGCATTGAACTAGCCTTTCTCTTACCCAAAAGCATTTtagaatttgctttatttttccccctGAATCTACTTTAACTTCAGCATCAAGGCTTTAACATCAGTCAtcccatgttgccaaggctatgTCAAAGACCATATTAGCTAACTGCCTTGAGCCTTAAACTTTTGGGATTTGCCATAGGAGAGAGTTGAATGTATTGATATGACTGCTACAGGCTTGGCTTGGTTTCTTATTCATTCAATCACTTGACACACATTTAATTGAATggctaccatgtgccagacactaggTGCAAAGATAACTGAGACCTTATGATGGAATACTGGGGAAGAAAGGTAAGAAGAAATTAACTATATAATGTAACATCATTGGACCTTTAATAGGAAGTACAGATATATAGGAGTTAGCTTCTCTGTCAGTCTTCTGAATTgggaaaaaaagagcagaggtTGACAAGTG
Proteins encoded in this window:
- the RRS1 gene encoding ribosome biogenesis regulatory protein homolog; its protein translation is MEGQSVEELLAKAEQDEAEKLQRITVHKELELEFDLGNLLASDRNPPTGLRCAGPTPEAELRALARDNTQLLINQLWQLPTERVEETIVARLPEPTTRLPREKPLPRPRPLTRWQQFARLKGIRPKKKTNLVWDEVSSQWRRRWGYQRARDDTKEWLIEVPGNADPLEDQFAKRIQAKKERVAKNELNRLRNLARAHKMQLPSAAGLHPTGHQSKEELGRAMQVAKVSTASVGRFQERLPKEKAPRGSGKKRKFQPLFGDFAAEKKNQLELLRVMNSKKPQLDVTRATNKQMREEDQEEAAKRRKMSQKGKRKGGRQGPGGKRKGGPPSQGGKRKGSLGGKMNSGPRGLGDKRKGGQRPGGKRRK